The following are encoded in a window of Rhodothermus bifroesti genomic DNA:
- a CDS encoding RNA polymerase sigma factor, which translates to MHPTDDQLVAAYLEQGDTQAFRQLVERHQERIYGYLLGWVRDPEVANDLFQETFLRVLAALRQERASYTQQGRWLAWVMRIARNAALDYLRSRRKWHNVAENDLEEGATFWDRLPDEAPAADRELENAELQALLADCIERLPPEQREVLLLRQEAELTFREIAELTGVSINTALGRMRYALINLRKMMVQRQKQLATE; encoded by the coding sequence ATGCATCCTACCGACGACCAACTTGTTGCGGCCTACCTAGAGCAGGGCGATACGCAGGCGTTTCGACAACTGGTCGAGCGCCATCAAGAGCGTATTTACGGCTATTTGCTCGGCTGGGTACGCGATCCTGAAGTGGCAAATGACCTGTTTCAGGAGACGTTTTTACGGGTGCTGGCAGCGCTCCGGCAGGAGCGGGCTTCCTACACCCAGCAAGGGCGCTGGTTAGCCTGGGTGATGCGCATTGCCCGCAACGCAGCGCTGGATTACCTGCGCAGTCGCCGTAAATGGCACAATGTAGCCGAAAATGACCTTGAAGAAGGCGCTACGTTTTGGGATCGATTGCCGGATGAAGCCCCAGCAGCCGATCGGGAACTAGAAAATGCCGAGCTTCAGGCCTTACTGGCCGACTGTATTGAACGGTTACCTCCGGAGCAGCGCGAAGTGCTGCTTTTGCGGCAAGAAGCAGAACTGACCTTCCGTGAAATTGCAGAACTGACAGGTGTTTCCATTAACACGGCGCTGGGGCGTATGCGCTATGCCCTGATTAACCTGCGCAAAATGATGGTGCAACGGCAAAAACAACTGGCCACGGAATGA
- a CDS encoding MlaD family protein, protein MNPTMTISNEIKVGVALVVAALILFFGTRFFMNLPLFERTASYETLLPDAGGLVDGSLVRLKGVVVGRVTDVRFDAVRNMARVRFQIHGSLPLPEGSYTRIAGLAVFGNVEMEIVPGPPGNPLLRPGSVLPSENESGLNTVLEEAPETLARLNALLDRANTVAEAAATQLSAPASDLRQALLALRQSTQTLAALLAQEQQHIARTLENLAHASTQLHEAAGPVADSVREAATQLRHLLRRLEYSAASLERAGASLNHMLAYMAQGEGTLGRLVYDETLYLRLDTTLTELNAILRDFRRQPGRYLREMPLLKVF, encoded by the coding sequence ATGAACCCAACGATGACGATCAGCAACGAAATCAAAGTAGGAGTAGCGCTTGTTGTAGCTGCCCTCATCTTGTTTTTCGGCACACGTTTTTTCATGAACTTACCGCTTTTTGAACGCACTGCCAGCTACGAAACGCTACTGCCTGACGCGGGAGGGTTGGTAGACGGCAGCCTGGTGCGTCTCAAAGGGGTGGTGGTTGGGCGCGTCACCGACGTGCGTTTTGATGCTGTGCGCAACATGGCCCGCGTACGCTTTCAAATCCATGGCAGCTTACCCCTCCCCGAGGGTTCCTATACACGCATTGCGGGCTTGGCTGTGTTTGGCAATGTAGAAATGGAAATCGTGCCTGGCCCACCTGGCAATCCCTTGCTTCGTCCGGGCAGTGTGCTTCCCAGCGAAAATGAAAGCGGTTTAAATACCGTGCTCGAAGAGGCGCCAGAGACGCTTGCGCGTCTGAATGCCCTGCTCGACCGTGCCAATACTGTTGCCGAAGCTGCTGCTACGCAGCTTAGCGCACCCGCAAGCGACCTGCGTCAGGCCCTCCTAGCGCTGCGGCAAAGCACGCAAACCTTAGCCGCGCTGCTGGCCCAAGAGCAGCAACACATTGCCCGTACGCTCGAAAACCTTGCGCATGCCTCTACCCAACTGCATGAAGCTGCAGGCCCTGTGGCCGATTCCGTCCGTGAAGCAGCAACCCAGCTGCGGCATCTTCTGCGCCGCCTGGAATATAGTGCCGCCTCGCTCGAGCGTGCAGGGGCTTCCTTAAACCATATGTTGGCGTACATGGCTCAAGGAGAAGGCACGCTCGGACGGCTTGTCTACGACGAAACGCTCTACTTGCGGCTCGATACCACGCTCACCGAGCTCAACGCCATCCTGCGCGATTTCCGTCGCCAGCCTGGCCGCTACTTACGCGAAATGCCCCTTTTAAAAGTGTTCTAA
- a CDS encoding CoA-binding protein encodes MGPGSGLACDLTLNSLLPPELREKYQNPSVIRKVLAESRTIAIVGLSADRQKASHFVATYLQYAGYRIIPVNPRAEEILGERAYPDLRSIPEPVDVVDVFRPAHECPLYARQAVEIGAKTLWLQLRIVSLEAAQIAEAGGLKVVMDRCIKMEHGRYNGSMHWVGMNTGIITARRARRWF; translated from the coding sequence ATGGGACCTGGATCAGGCCTTGCATGCGATCTGACGCTAAACTCGCTCCTTCCTCCTGAGCTCCGGGAGAAGTACCAAAACCCGAGCGTCATCCGAAAAGTTTTGGCTGAGTCGCGTACGATCGCGATTGTCGGGCTATCGGCCGATCGGCAGAAAGCCAGCCACTTTGTGGCAACCTACCTGCAATATGCCGGCTATCGGATCATTCCCGTGAATCCGCGGGCGGAAGAAATCTTGGGCGAACGGGCTTACCCCGACTTGCGGAGCATTCCGGAGCCTGTCGATGTGGTTGATGTGTTTCGCCCGGCCCATGAATGCCCGCTTTACGCCCGCCAAGCCGTAGAAATCGGTGCCAAAACGCTTTGGCTTCAGCTGCGCATCGTCAGCCTAGAAGCAGCCCAGATTGCTGAAGCGGGTGGCCTCAAGGTCGTTATGGACCGCTGCATCAAGATGGAGCACGGTCGCTATAACGGCAGCATGCACTGGGTGGGGATGAATACCGGCATCATTACGGCCCGTCGCGCGCGCCGCTGGTTTTAA
- a CDS encoding HD domain-containing protein gives MPTYEDALKLFHEWVQSENLRRHGYAVEAAMAHYARHFGADEMLWRMTGLLHDLDYERHPTPEEHPYVAVRVLGELGYPEVMLEAILGHADYTGTPRQTLLAKTLFAVDELSGFLVAVAYVRPTRLEGLTVSSVRKKLKDKAFAAAVSREDIYRGAEALGLPLDEHIAHVIAGLQAEAKRLGLHPAR, from the coding sequence ATGCCCACCTACGAAGATGCCCTAAAACTTTTTCATGAATGGGTCCAGTCAGAAAACCTCCGGCGCCATGGCTATGCCGTTGAAGCAGCGATGGCGCACTATGCCCGTCATTTTGGCGCAGATGAGATGCTTTGGCGCATGACGGGCCTCCTACACGACTTGGACTACGAACGGCATCCCACGCCCGAAGAACACCCGTATGTGGCCGTCCGTGTGCTGGGCGAGCTCGGTTACCCCGAAGTGATGCTAGAGGCTATTTTAGGCCATGCGGATTATACAGGCACACCACGTCAAACGCTTTTGGCGAAAACGCTTTTTGCTGTCGATGAACTCTCTGGTTTTCTAGTGGCTGTAGCCTACGTGCGCCCTACCCGCTTAGAGGGCCTGACCGTGTCGTCGGTGCGCAAAAAGCTTAAGGACAAAGCGTTTGCAGCAGCTGTTAGCCGTGAAGACATCTATCGAGGTGCTGAGGCCTTGGGCTTGCCGCTTGACGAACACATCGCCCACGTTATTGCCGGCCTGCAAGCCGAGGCCAAACGCCTGGGACTACATCCTGCACGTTAA
- a CDS encoding MlaE family ABC transporter permease codes for MASSIPRPLRPFHALGQYTLLLVQTFSALGEFKTYRKNLVQQMVRIGIDSIPIVAMAAAFSGAVMTVQTAYQLVSPFIPKTVIGAVVAPSMILELAAVVTGFILAGRVGARIAAELGTMRVTEQIDALEAMGLNSVSYLIAPRVLAGMIMVPVLYVAATFIGILAGIIVANLGGFLSTGEFLQGARQFFKPFDPIFGVIKSFVFGFVITSVSCYKGYFTQGGAEGVGRSTTQAAVLSCVYILVADLVLAIVLL; via the coding sequence ATGGCTTCATCAATACCCCGGCCTTTGCGCCCTTTTCATGCCTTGGGTCAGTACACGCTGCTCCTGGTGCAGACCTTCTCGGCCCTAGGCGAGTTTAAAACCTATCGTAAAAATTTGGTGCAGCAAATGGTGCGCATCGGGATCGACTCGATCCCGATTGTGGCTATGGCTGCAGCCTTTTCTGGAGCGGTGATGACGGTGCAAACGGCCTATCAGCTCGTATCGCCGTTTATTCCCAAAACGGTGATTGGTGCGGTCGTTGCCCCTTCCATGATTTTGGAGTTGGCTGCTGTTGTCACGGGCTTTATCTTGGCGGGTCGCGTTGGCGCGCGCATTGCGGCAGAACTAGGAACGATGCGCGTAACCGAACAGATCGATGCCTTAGAGGCCATGGGATTAAATTCGGTCAGTTACCTGATCGCCCCTCGCGTGCTGGCCGGCATGATTATGGTGCCTGTGCTCTACGTTGCGGCAACCTTCATTGGCATTTTAGCAGGCATCATTGTGGCCAACCTGGGAGGCTTTTTGTCAACAGGCGAATTTCTTCAAGGAGCACGGCAGTTTTTTAAACCATTTGATCCAATTTTTGGCGTGATCAAATCGTTTGTGTTTGGCTTTGTGATCACGTCGGTCTCTTGCTATAAAGGCTATTTTACCCAGGGCGGTGCCGAAGGGGTAGGTCGGAGCACTACGCAAGCCGCTGTGCTCAGCTGCGTTTACATTCTGGTTGCTGATCTTGTGCTGGCCATTGTGTTGCTGTAG
- a CDS encoding ArsR/SmtB family transcription factor — MARAEPKRFLPPEARMAALMRALGHPARIAILKLLAERGAMPCFELVEELPLAQATISQHLRALREVGLVTFQTEGSRSYYRIQPEVLQELDRAFRFLMMQLRPAVPPDAAFPSHVA, encoded by the coding sequence ATGGCACGGGCTGAGCCTAAACGATTTTTACCCCCTGAAGCGCGCATGGCAGCGCTCATGCGTGCCTTAGGACATCCAGCTCGTATTGCCATCCTGAAGTTGCTGGCCGAGCGAGGGGCTATGCCTTGTTTTGAATTGGTCGAAGAGTTGCCCCTGGCGCAGGCGACCATCTCTCAGCACTTGCGCGCGCTTCGGGAGGTGGGGCTTGTGACGTTCCAGACCGAAGGGTCGCGCTCTTACTATCGCATTCAGCCCGAAGTGCTTCAGGAGCTTGACCGTGCCTTTCGCTTTCTGATGATGCAGCTGCGCCCGGCTGTGCCACCCGACGCAGCTTTCCCTTCGCATGTAGCTTAA
- a CDS encoding O-acetylhomoserine aminocarboxypropyltransferase/cysteine synthase family protein, producing the protein MAERTASASATRTNRVFGFETRMLHAGHIPDAVTGSRAVPIYQTTSYVFDDVDYAAQLFELKQYGNIYTRINNPTTAVFEERMASLENGTGAVATASGMAAQFLTLMTLLEPGDEVVASKHLYGGTKTQFTHTLKKLGVRVHFVDPTDFDAWEAAITTRTRALYGETIGNPQGSVLDIERLAELAHAHRIPLIVDNTFATPYLCRPIDWGADIVVHSATKFIGGHGNSIAGVVVEAGTFDYSHFPTIAEPSPSYHGLRFYDTFGHHGFLMKLRAETLRDVGACLSPFNAFLLLQGLETLSLRMERHVANARAVAEFLHDHPKVAWVAYAGLPDNPYYELAQKYTPLGPGAVFTFGIKYGSEGPRAAGKKFIESLQLFSHLANVGDVRSLVIHPATTTHQQLSDEELEEAGIRPEMIRLSIGLETLDDLLWDLDQALHAI; encoded by the coding sequence ATGGCTGAGCGCACTGCTTCGGCTTCCGCAACGCGGACCAATCGCGTGTTTGGCTTTGAAACACGCATGCTGCATGCAGGGCATATCCCTGATGCTGTTACCGGCTCCCGTGCCGTGCCGATTTATCAGACCACATCCTATGTCTTCGACGACGTGGACTATGCAGCCCAGCTCTTTGAGCTGAAGCAGTACGGCAACATCTATACGCGCATCAACAACCCCACAACGGCCGTTTTCGAAGAGCGCATGGCTTCTCTCGAAAACGGAACGGGTGCTGTAGCCACGGCCAGTGGGATGGCCGCCCAGTTTCTCACCCTCATGACGCTGCTGGAGCCTGGTGACGAGGTGGTGGCTTCGAAGCACCTTTATGGGGGCACAAAAACACAGTTCACCCATACGCTCAAAAAGTTGGGCGTTAGGGTGCACTTTGTTGATCCGACCGACTTCGACGCCTGGGAAGCAGCGATTACGACGCGCACGCGTGCACTCTACGGCGAGACTATTGGCAATCCGCAAGGCAGCGTGCTCGACATCGAGCGTCTGGCTGAACTGGCTCACGCGCACCGTATTCCGCTCATTGTGGACAACACCTTTGCCACACCGTACCTGTGCCGACCCATCGATTGGGGCGCTGACATCGTGGTGCACTCGGCCACCAAGTTCATTGGCGGCCATGGTAATTCAATCGCTGGCGTGGTTGTTGAAGCCGGAACGTTCGACTACAGCCACTTCCCTACGATTGCCGAGCCTTCGCCTTCATACCACGGTTTGCGTTTCTACGACACCTTTGGCCACCATGGCTTTCTGATGAAGCTGCGTGCCGAAACGCTTCGTGACGTAGGCGCTTGCTTATCGCCTTTTAATGCCTTTTTACTCCTTCAAGGCCTAGAGACGCTTTCGCTTCGCATGGAGCGCCACGTTGCTAATGCACGCGCCGTGGCCGAATTCCTGCATGACCATCCCAAGGTAGCCTGGGTAGCGTATGCCGGATTGCCAGACAATCCCTATTACGAGCTGGCCCAGAAATATACGCCTCTAGGTCCTGGTGCGGTCTTCACGTTTGGCATCAAGTACGGCAGCGAAGGCCCAAGGGCTGCTGGCAAAAAGTTTATTGAGTCGCTCCAGCTTTTCTCGCATTTGGCCAACGTGGGTGATGTGCGCAGCCTGGTCATCCATCCAGCCACCACTACGCACCAACAGCTTTCGGATGAAGAACTAGAAGAAGCCGGTATTAGACCGGAAATGATTCGACTATCGATTGGACTAGAAACCCTGGACGACTTGCTATGGGACCTGGATCAGGCCTTGCATGCGATCTGA
- the radA gene encoding DNA repair protein RadA: MARTSSRYVCQVCGYEAPRWMGRCPECGGWNTLVEEVRPSPLKTRLGRAAAEGPPAEPLPLSAVPLEAELRLTTGVAELDRVLGGGIVPGSLILLAGEPGIGKSTLMTELARYLRDRRLLYVTGEESVRQVRLRAQRLGIEGENLLLLAETNLEVILEAAQRAAAEVLIVDSIQTVYRPELESAPGSVSQVRESAALLLRYAKTTHVPVFLVGHVTKEGAIAGPRVLEHMVDTVLYFEGDRHHAYRILRAVKNRFGATHEIGVFEMHETGLQAVDNPSERFLSERRYGMSGSAVVCTLEGTRPVLVEIQALVTPTAYGTPQRNATGFDYRRLQMLLAVLEKREGWRLAAYDVFVNVAGGLRLEDPAADLGVLVAVASSFRDIPADTGTVLIGEVGLGGEIRGVSQLELRLREAARLGFQQALIPAHHLKGLLRPERLEVVGVRTLQEALEQVL; the protein is encoded by the coding sequence ATGGCCCGCACTTCGAGTCGATACGTATGTCAAGTTTGCGGATATGAGGCCCCACGTTGGATGGGACGCTGCCCAGAGTGTGGGGGGTGGAACACTTTGGTCGAAGAAGTTCGCCCTTCTCCTTTAAAGACGCGCTTAGGCCGAGCGGCTGCGGAAGGTCCGCCGGCTGAGCCGCTGCCTTTGTCGGCTGTCCCCCTAGAAGCTGAGCTGCGGCTAACGACTGGCGTAGCTGAGCTCGATCGGGTGTTAGGAGGGGGTATCGTGCCGGGGTCGTTAATTCTGCTGGCGGGTGAACCAGGCATTGGCAAAAGTACACTGATGACCGAGCTCGCTCGCTACTTGCGCGATCGACGCCTTCTGTACGTAACAGGTGAAGAGTCGGTGCGGCAGGTGCGGCTGCGTGCTCAGCGCTTGGGCATTGAAGGCGAAAACTTGCTCCTTTTGGCTGAAACCAATCTGGAGGTCATTTTGGAAGCTGCCCAGCGTGCAGCTGCTGAAGTGCTCATTGTCGACTCGATTCAAACGGTCTACCGGCCTGAGCTAGAAAGCGCTCCGGGATCGGTGAGCCAAGTGCGCGAAAGCGCTGCGTTGCTGCTTCGGTACGCCAAAACAACGCATGTGCCCGTGTTTTTGGTCGGCCATGTGACCAAGGAGGGGGCTATCGCCGGACCGCGCGTGCTGGAGCACATGGTCGATACCGTGCTCTACTTTGAAGGGGACCGCCATCATGCCTATCGTATCTTGCGTGCCGTAAAGAACCGTTTTGGCGCAACGCACGAAATTGGTGTCTTTGAAATGCACGAAACTGGTCTTCAGGCGGTCGACAACCCTAGCGAACGGTTTCTGTCAGAGCGGCGCTATGGCATGAGTGGCTCGGCTGTGGTATGCACGCTGGAGGGTACGCGTCCTGTGCTGGTGGAAATTCAGGCGCTGGTTACACCCACTGCCTATGGTACACCCCAGCGCAATGCCACAGGTTTTGATTACCGGCGGCTGCAGATGCTGCTGGCCGTACTCGAGAAGCGGGAAGGGTGGCGTTTGGCCGCTTATGATGTATTTGTCAACGTTGCGGGAGGGTTGCGTTTGGAAGATCCAGCGGCTGATCTCGGCGTGCTGGTGGCGGTTGCTTCGTCGTTTCGAGACATTCCAGCCGATACCGGCACGGTACTGATTGGCGAGGTCGGGCTTGGGGGAGAAATTCGCGGCGTAAGTCAGCTTGAGCTACGCTTGCGTGAGGCTGCACGCCTAGGCTTTCAGCAGGCTTTAATCCCAGCACACCATCTCAAAGGGCTGCTGCGCCCTGAGCGTTTGGAAGTCGTTGGCGTGCGCACGCTCCAGGAAGCACTCGAACAGGTGCTTTAA
- a CDS encoding cation:proton antiporter, translating to METFTAAAHHDVLLLLVQIAVLLLTARGLGEVAQRLNQPSVVGEILAGILLGPSLLSSLFPALGSWIMPQTPVQGYLLEVVSLLGVMFLLLITGLETDLALIRRQARTAVGASLGGILVPFISGFVLGYYLPDVLLVRTEQRLIFALFLATAMSISAIPVIAKVLIDMKLMRRDVGQTILAAGMVDDAMGWILLSIVAGLAAGAQVSVESVLWAVAKVALFIAFSFTFGRWLVKRSLDFVQDEVRSRDRLLTLVIVLTFVWGSITQALNLEAVLGAFFMGILFGQMPRLPNDVVHKLESMTMGIFAPIFFAVAGLKVHVLNLFTPQLMAIALLVILVATFGKFVGAYVGVRFMGRRDPWTALSLGAGMNARGAMEIIVATIGLQLGILSQEMFSIIVLMAMVTSLMAPPILRWTLSRITPEPQELERLRQEELFKDSVVAQIHRVLVPVRRRDEPDAMYHIKTYLLDKLNRHAPLSVTLFNVCDRHEHALSMAFLDQLAKELKAKEVTKKVVEARAPVQAILDEALKDYHLIVLGATEEADRQGALFHPIIDEMVRLAPCPTLVVKGGNKASHWLPKRLMVPTNGSVASQHAAEIAYLLADEPSHEVLLLSVMQRPSPENLLEAALLEREREVRRQILDELVARAVARGVRARSLIETGAEVETVIVDVARREGVDLILLGTDVRPGSDRLFLGPRVERILNSAPCPVVVFNAS from the coding sequence ATGGAGACTTTTACAGCTGCTGCGCATCATGATGTACTCCTCTTGCTTGTCCAGATCGCGGTGCTTTTGCTGACCGCGAGGGGTTTGGGAGAAGTAGCCCAACGCCTGAATCAACCATCTGTGGTTGGTGAAATTTTAGCAGGTATTCTGCTTGGGCCCTCCTTGCTTAGCAGCTTATTCCCTGCATTAGGGAGCTGGATAATGCCGCAAACTCCGGTGCAGGGTTATCTACTCGAGGTGGTTTCGCTGTTAGGTGTAATGTTTTTGCTTTTAATTACAGGCTTAGAAACCGATCTAGCCCTTATCCGACGTCAAGCACGAACAGCTGTTGGTGCCTCTTTGGGAGGAATTTTAGTGCCTTTTATTTCTGGTTTTGTGTTAGGCTACTACTTGCCAGACGTCCTGCTTGTTCGCACTGAGCAGCGCCTCATTTTTGCGCTTTTTTTAGCTACCGCGATGTCCATATCGGCTATTCCAGTTATTGCAAAGGTGCTGATTGATATGAAGTTAATGCGGCGGGATGTGGGCCAGACCATTCTCGCTGCAGGTATGGTGGACGATGCTATGGGTTGGATCTTGCTGTCGATTGTTGCGGGGCTGGCAGCAGGCGCACAGGTGTCTGTCGAAAGCGTGCTATGGGCAGTTGCTAAAGTAGCGCTCTTTATCGCTTTTAGCTTTACTTTTGGGCGGTGGCTCGTCAAGAGATCGCTGGACTTTGTGCAAGACGAAGTGCGAAGCCGTGATCGTCTGCTCACATTGGTGATTGTGTTGACCTTTGTGTGGGGAAGCATTACGCAAGCGCTCAATCTTGAAGCCGTGCTGGGGGCATTTTTTATGGGGATTCTTTTTGGGCAAATGCCACGTCTACCCAATGATGTGGTCCACAAGCTGGAGAGTATGACCATGGGCATCTTTGCCCCTATCTTTTTTGCCGTGGCTGGCTTGAAAGTGCACGTGCTCAACCTGTTTACGCCCCAGCTTATGGCTATCGCTTTGCTTGTGATTTTAGTAGCAACATTCGGCAAATTTGTTGGGGCTTACGTGGGCGTGCGTTTCATGGGGCGACGTGATCCCTGGACAGCGCTCAGCTTAGGTGCCGGCATGAATGCCCGAGGGGCTATGGAAATTATTGTGGCTACGATCGGGCTGCAGCTTGGCATCCTCTCTCAAGAGATGTTCTCGATCATCGTATTGATGGCGATGGTCACCTCACTCATGGCCCCTCCTATCCTTCGATGGACTTTAAGCCGCATTACACCCGAGCCTCAAGAGCTAGAACGTCTGCGCCAAGAAGAATTGTTCAAAGACAGTGTGGTTGCGCAGATCCATCGGGTGTTGGTGCCTGTGCGTCGTCGCGATGAGCCAGACGCTATGTATCACATCAAAACGTATTTGTTAGATAAACTCAACCGCCATGCACCGCTTTCTGTAACCCTTTTTAATGTTTGTGATCGTCACGAACACGCCTTAAGTATGGCGTTTTTAGATCAACTCGCGAAGGAACTCAAGGCCAAGGAGGTTACCAAAAAAGTGGTTGAAGCGCGAGCGCCTGTGCAGGCTATTTTAGATGAAGCCTTGAAAGATTATCACCTCATTGTGTTGGGTGCTACAGAAGAAGCAGATCGCCAAGGTGCGCTTTTTCATCCTATTATCGACGAGATGGTACGCCTGGCACCTTGTCCAACCCTTGTGGTCAAGGGCGGCAACAAGGCATCGCACTGGCTTCCAAAGCGCTTAATGGTCCCAACGAACGGATCTGTAGCTTCACAGCATGCGGCGGAGATTGCTTACCTTTTGGCCGATGAACCTAGCCATGAGGTGCTTCTCCTAAGCGTCATGCAACGTCCAAGTCCAGAAAATCTTTTAGAGGCTGCGTTACTTGAGCGTGAACGAGAAGTGCGGCGTCAGATTTTGGATGAGCTTGTTGCGCGTGCTGTAGCCCGAGGCGTGCGTGCCCGTAGCCTGATCGAAACCGGTGCAGAGGTCGAAACGGTCATCGTGGACGTAGCCCGTCGTGAAGGCGTAGATCTTATCCTTTTAGGAACGGATGTGCGACCGGGCTCTGATCGCTTGTTTCTTGGTCCCCGGGTCGAACGTATTTTAAACAGTGCGCCTTGCCCAGTTGTCGTGTTTAATGCTTCTTAA
- a CDS encoding hydroxypyruvate isomerase family protein, with product MGLTRRQALRTLAGAAALSSFGAPAILASNRRPSWKGRIKHSVCKWCYPNLSVEELAAIGAQIGLQSIELLDPQDWPIVKKYGLTCAMGNGPSRIPDGFNRRENHEWLVPQFKKRIEEAAEAGIPNVICFSGNRKGMDDEEGLENCVLGLKQILPTAEKYGVTICMELLNSKIDHPDYMCDHTAWGVQLVKRIGSERFKLLYDIYHMQIMEGDVIRTIRENIDYIAHFHTAGVPGRHEIDDSQELYYPAIMRAIADAGFQGFVAQEFIPTRPDPIESLRHAIAICDV from the coding sequence ATGGGCCTCACACGTCGTCAGGCGTTGCGCACACTGGCAGGTGCCGCAGCCCTAAGCAGTTTTGGCGCGCCAGCCATCCTGGCTAGCAATAGGCGTCCTTCCTGGAAAGGACGCATCAAACACTCGGTGTGCAAGTGGTGCTATCCCAACCTTAGCGTGGAAGAGCTTGCCGCTATCGGTGCACAGATTGGCCTGCAGTCGATTGAGCTTTTAGACCCTCAAGACTGGCCTATAGTTAAAAAGTACGGGCTTACCTGCGCAATGGGCAACGGCCCTTCACGGATTCCCGATGGTTTTAATCGCCGAGAAAATCATGAATGGCTCGTTCCTCAGTTCAAAAAGCGTATCGAAGAAGCAGCTGAAGCGGGCATCCCAAACGTGATTTGCTTTTCTGGCAACCGCAAAGGCATGGACGACGAGGAAGGGTTGGAAAATTGCGTGCTCGGCCTCAAGCAAATCCTCCCCACTGCGGAAAAATACGGGGTGACCATCTGCATGGAGCTGCTCAACAGCAAGATTGACCACCCCGACTACATGTGCGATCACACTGCCTGGGGTGTCCAGCTGGTCAAACGCATCGGTTCGGAGCGTTTTAAGCTGCTCTACGATATCTACCACATGCAAATCATGGAAGGCGACGTTATCCGAACCATCCGGGAAAACATCGACTACATCGCCCACTTCCACACTGCAGGGGTGCCGGGCCGTCACGAAATTGACGATTCGCAGGAGCTCTACTACCCGGCGATTATGCGGGCCATAGCCGATGCAGGTTTTCAGGGTTTTGTGGCCCAGGAGTTTATCCCTACCCGGCCAGACCCGATCGAATCGTTACGCCATGCGATTGCCATTTGTGATGTGTAG
- a CDS encoding ABC transporter ATP-binding protein — protein sequence MIRVEHLYKSFDDRPVLVDVSLEIQDGETIAIIGRSGSGKSVLMKHLIGLLKPDRGRVLVDGVDINAVSYSELRRIRRQFGVLFQGGALFDSMNAFENVAFPLRTFTNLSEEDIRRRVQECLELVQLPDVGAKMPDELSGGMKKRVALARAIALKPRYIIYDEPTTGLDPETANAIDELICDLNHRLNVTGIVVTHDMHSVLSIADRVAFLYQGRMHWIGTLDELHRSDDPILLAFVKASEYQIGQPLSRTA from the coding sequence ATGATTCGCGTAGAACACCTCTACAAAAGCTTTGATGACCGCCCCGTGCTGGTAGACGTTTCGCTAGAAATTCAGGACGGTGAGACGATAGCGATCATTGGGCGTTCGGGCTCAGGCAAAAGTGTGCTCATGAAGCACTTGATTGGCCTGCTCAAGCCTGACCGCGGGCGGGTGCTGGTTGACGGGGTCGATATCAATGCGGTCTCCTACAGTGAGCTGCGCCGCATTCGTCGTCAATTTGGCGTGTTGTTTCAAGGCGGCGCCTTATTTGACTCGATGAATGCTTTTGAGAACGTGGCCTTTCCGCTGCGTACGTTTACCAACCTTTCAGAAGAGGACATCCGCCGTCGCGTGCAGGAATGCCTCGAGTTGGTACAGCTTCCAGACGTAGGCGCGAAAATGCCGGATGAGCTCTCGGGTGGCATGAAAAAACGCGTCGCGCTGGCCCGGGCTATTGCCCTAAAGCCGCGCTACATCATCTATGATGAGCCCACAACGGGCCTGGATCCAGAAACCGCGAATGCCATTGATGAGCTAATTTGTGACCTAAATCACCGCCTCAACGTAACGGGCATTGTGGTTACGCACGACATGCACTCTGTACTGTCGATTGCCGACCGTGTGGCTTTTTTATACCAAGGGCGCATGCACTGGATTGGCACGCTCGATGAGCTGCATCGCAGCGATGATCCTATCTTGCTGGCCTTTGTGAAGGCCAGTGAATACCAAATAGGTCAACCTTTATCGCGCACGGCATGA